A section of the Sphingomonas ginsenosidivorax genome encodes:
- a CDS encoding DNA-deoxyinosine glycosylase, producing the protein MLKRSFPPVVAPNTRLLILGSLPGDRSLAEARYYAHPQNQFWRLLSPVIGHDLMALPYEDRLAALLARGIGLWDVVATALRPGSTDAAIRDIAGNDLAALAATLPELQAIAFNGATAAKHGAPLLGEHPAPRITLPSSSPLHTIGLAAKQPAWDALKPFVQGPPCR; encoded by the coding sequence ATGCTCAAGCGCTCCTTCCCACCCGTGGTCGCCCCGAACACCCGGCTGCTGATCCTCGGCAGCCTCCCTGGCGACCGCTCGCTCGCCGAAGCGCGCTATTACGCGCACCCGCAGAACCAGTTCTGGCGGCTGCTATCCCCGGTGATCGGCCACGACCTGATGGCGCTTCCCTACGAAGACCGCCTCGCCGCGCTGCTCGCGCGTGGGATCGGCCTGTGGGACGTCGTCGCCACCGCGCTGCGCCCCGGCAGCACCGACGCCGCGATCCGCGACATCGCCGGCAACGACCTCGCCGCGCTCGCCGCCACGCTCCCCGAGCTCCAGGCGATCGCCTTCAATGGCGCCACCGCGGCAAAGCATGGCGCGCCGCTACTCGGCGAACACCCCGCCCCCCGCATCACGCTCCCCTCGAGCAGCCCGCTCCACACGATCGGGCTGGCGGCCAAGCAACCCGCCTGGGATGCGCTCAAACCCTTCGTCCAAGGCCCCCCATGTCGATAG
- a CDS encoding DedA family protein, with product MSIESFITQYGLAAIFLGAGFEGETSVVTGGLLAHQHLLPLVGTGVAAATGSFAADQLFFFIGRRYRDTARIRRMIEKPAFAKALGTLDRHPTAFILGFRFLYGLRTISPIAIGTSHVPARTFVALNAVSAIVWAVLFTGIGYLFGDQVLELLGGNKLVGIAILIGVVAAIFVVLRLWTRYRAKA from the coding sequence ATGTCGATAGAATCATTCATCACCCAATACGGCCTAGCGGCCATCTTCCTCGGCGCCGGGTTCGAGGGCGAGACCAGCGTCGTCACCGGCGGCCTGCTCGCGCACCAGCACCTGCTCCCGCTCGTCGGCACCGGCGTCGCCGCCGCGACCGGTTCGTTCGCCGCGGATCAGCTCTTCTTCTTCATCGGCCGCCGCTACCGTGACACCGCACGCATCCGCCGGATGATCGAGAAGCCCGCCTTTGCCAAGGCACTTGGCACGCTCGATCGCCACCCGACCGCGTTCATCCTCGGCTTCCGCTTTCTCTACGGGTTGCGCACGATCAGCCCGATCGCGATCGGCACCAGCCACGTCCCCGCGCGCACCTTCGTCGCGCTCAACGCGGTCTCGGCGATCGTCTGGGCGGTGCTGTTCACGGGAATCGGCTATCTGTTCGGCGATCAGGTGCTGGAGCTACTCGGGGGCAACAAACTCGTCGGCATCGCGATCCTGATCGGCGTCGTCGCCGCGATCTTCGTCGTGTTGCGGCTGTGGACCCGGTATCGCGCGAAAGCGTGA
- a CDS encoding glucan biosynthesis protein, protein MVDFYRREMLGGLAALMVAARASGAATAAAAPFSWDALQARAAALARQPYTAPAKVAAAAAVDYDKVGAIRYREAKQLAGGIRLFPLGRYAPMPVKINVVENGRAIPVPFTPDLFESEAGHAPALGIAGFRAMAPGGKSDWLAFMGASYFRTAGSQDQYGLSARGIAIDTGISDKEEFPDFTEFWIERTGPQAYTIYALMDGPSLTGAYRFESTHANGVRQRVSSVLNIRRDIQRLGIAPATSMFWYGEGNRAAGTDWRPEIHDSDGLALHTGAGERIWRPLANPPHETTDSFQDENPKGFGLIQRDRAFDHYQDDGAFYDRRANLWVEPQGQWGKGAVTLFAFPTAAETVDNIVAFWTPAAPVRAGQTLKFDYALTWGSTDPTVAPNTANVAHAVESWRGTAGRPGGEAIAGAKKLVVDFVGPGLAGLDRSSGVTPQIDVARGKLLASAAYPVVGQPNRWRVTADVAIEGGGPADVRLFLKRGTTSLSETVLAPIF, encoded by the coding sequence ATGGTCGACTTCTACCGACGCGAGATGTTGGGCGGCCTCGCTGCGCTCATGGTCGCTGCCAGGGCCAGCGGCGCTGCCACCGCCGCCGCCGCGCCGTTCTCATGGGACGCCTTGCAGGCGCGCGCCGCCGCCCTGGCCCGCCAGCCCTACACCGCCCCGGCCAAGGTCGCCGCCGCCGCCGCGGTCGATTACGACAAGGTCGGCGCGATCCGCTACCGCGAGGCGAAGCAGCTCGCCGGCGGCATCCGCCTGTTCCCGCTCGGCCGCTACGCGCCCATGCCAGTCAAGATCAACGTGGTCGAAAACGGCCGGGCGATCCCGGTGCCCTTCACCCCCGACCTGTTCGAGAGCGAGGCAGGCCACGCCCCCGCACTCGGCATCGCCGGCTTCCGCGCGATGGCGCCGGGCGGCAAGAGCGACTGGCTCGCCTTCATGGGCGCCAGCTATTTCCGCACCGCCGGCTCGCAGGACCAGTACGGCCTGTCCGCGCGCGGCATCGCGATCGACACCGGCATATCGGACAAGGAGGAGTTCCCCGACTTCACCGAATTCTGGATCGAGCGCACCGGTCCGCAGGCCTATACGATCTATGCGTTGATGGACGGCCCCAGCCTGACCGGCGCCTATCGCTTCGAATCCACCCATGCGAACGGCGTCCGCCAGCGCGTCTCGTCGGTCCTGAACATCCGCCGCGACATCCAGCGCCTCGGCATCGCGCCCGCCACCAGCATGTTCTGGTACGGTGAGGGCAATCGCGCGGCCGGCACCGACTGGCGCCCCGAAATCCATGATTCGGACGGCCTCGCGCTCCACACGGGCGCCGGCGAGCGCATCTGGCGCCCGCTCGCCAACCCGCCGCACGAGACCACTGACAGCTTCCAGGACGAGAACCCCAAGGGCTTCGGCCTGATCCAGCGCGACCGCGCCTTCGATCACTACCAGGACGACGGTGCCTTCTACGATCGCCGCGCCAACCTCTGGGTCGAGCCGCAGGGCCAATGGGGCAAGGGCGCCGTCACGCTGTTCGCCTTCCCGACCGCCGCCGAGACGGTCGACAACATCGTCGCCTTCTGGACCCCCGCCGCGCCGGTCCGCGCCGGCCAGACGCTCAAATTCGACTATGCGCTGACCTGGGGCTCGACCGATCCGACCGTCGCCCCAAACACCGCCAACGTCGCGCACGCGGTCGAGTCCTGGCGCGGCACCGCCGGCCGCCCTGGCGGCGAGGCGATCGCGGGTGCCAAGAAGCTCGTCGTCGATTTCGTCGGCCCCGGTCTCGCCGGGCTCGACCGCTCGAGCGGCGTCACCCCGCAGATCGACGTCGCCCGCGGCAAGCTGCTCGCCAGCGCCGCCTATCCGGTCGTCGGCCAGCCCAACCGCTGGCGCGTCACCGCCGACGTCGCGATCGAGGGCGGCGGCCCCGCCGATGTCCGCCTGTTCCTGAAGCGCGGCACCACCTCGCTCAGCGAAACCGTGCTGGCCCCGATCTTCTGA
- the mdoH gene encoding glucans biosynthesis glucosyltransferase MdoH translates to MQPLPPEAPIAMPVQRFGEPPRPNAPIAEGQSVDSGDMLGRRVLLVLLTGLFATAASTTLRESLIQDGIDAWDVALLLLFFPLFAWIAFGFLNAAIGFVLLITGSHPGFVPAPQSAGTLHGRTAVLVPIHNEDVDAVYGRVEQMARSLADAGAAHLFDFFILSDSAAAAEPEEFAAWEALAPRAAVPVYYRRRTDNVGRKPGNVAEWIRRFGSAYDYMMMLDADSLMGGRAMVGMAQVMEQRPGIALLQTVPTVIDAQTLFQRWMQFASRLYGPISTAGLVWWSGAEATFWGHNALVRVTAFASSCGLPDLSGKPPFGGAIMSHDMVEAALLRRRGWSVHMIMIDDSHEEYPPTLIDQAVRDRRWAQGNIQHLRLLNSAGFHWISRLQLLIGASAYITSPAWLVLIATTILQALAGQTTIVNAAVSLQVFGVTLVLLFGPKLLSVIWAFADTPRRQSFGGRRAILRSVALDVPLSMLVAPVTALTQTIDLFNILRGRPSGWAPQNRNRDGLAWADAFPRYRWHMALGVVFLLLSPFAPMTALWLIPVTLGLLLAPWLAIWTAGIARGEAMARAGYFQVPGAPIVASEAASRIVTQPV, encoded by the coding sequence ATGCAGCCGCTCCCCCCCGAAGCGCCGATCGCAATGCCCGTGCAGCGCTTCGGCGAGCCGCCGCGCCCCAACGCGCCGATCGCCGAGGGCCAGAGCGTCGATTCGGGCGACATGCTCGGCCGCCGCGTGCTGCTCGTGCTGCTCACCGGCCTGTTCGCTACCGCCGCATCGACGACGCTGCGCGAATCGCTGATCCAGGACGGCATCGACGCGTGGGACGTCGCGCTGCTGCTGCTGTTCTTCCCGCTGTTCGCATGGATCGCGTTCGGCTTCCTCAACGCCGCGATCGGCTTCGTCCTGCTGATCACCGGGTCGCACCCCGGCTTCGTCCCCGCGCCGCAGAGCGCCGGCACGCTCCACGGCCGCACCGCGGTGCTCGTCCCGATCCACAACGAGGACGTCGACGCGGTCTATGGTCGCGTCGAGCAGATGGCGCGCTCGCTCGCCGATGCCGGCGCGGCGCACCTGTTCGACTTCTTCATCCTGAGCGATTCCGCCGCTGCCGCCGAGCCCGAAGAGTTCGCCGCCTGGGAGGCGCTCGCCCCCCGCGCTGCGGTGCCCGTCTATTACCGCCGCCGCACCGACAATGTCGGGCGCAAGCCGGGCAACGTCGCCGAATGGATCCGCCGCTTCGGCAGCGCCTACGACTATATGATGATGCTCGATGCCGACAGCCTGATGGGCGGGCGCGCGATGGTCGGCATGGCGCAGGTCATGGAACAGCGCCCGGGCATCGCCCTGCTCCAGACCGTCCCCACCGTCATCGACGCGCAGACGCTGTTCCAGCGCTGGATGCAGTTCGCCAGCCGACTCTACGGCCCGATCTCGACCGCGGGGCTGGTCTGGTGGTCGGGCGCGGAGGCGACCTTCTGGGGCCACAACGCGCTGGTCCGCGTCACCGCCTTCGCCTCGAGCTGCGGCCTCCCCGATTTGTCGGGCAAGCCCCCGTTCGGCGGCGCGATCATGAGCCACGACATGGTCGAGGCCGCGCTGCTGCGCCGCCGCGGCTGGTCGGTGCACATGATCATGATCGACGACAGCCACGAGGAATATCCCCCGACGCTGATCGACCAGGCGGTCCGCGACCGCCGCTGGGCACAGGGCAATATCCAGCATCTCCGCCTGCTGAACAGTGCAGGCTTCCACTGGATAAGCCGGCTGCAGCTGCTGATCGGCGCGTCCGCCTATATCACCTCGCCCGCCTGGCTGGTGCTGATCGCGACGACGATTCTGCAGGCGCTCGCGGGCCAGACCACGATCGTCAACGCGGCGGTGTCGTTGCAGGTGTTCGGCGTCACGCTCGTCCTGCTGTTCGGTCCCAAGCTGCTTAGCGTGATCTGGGCGTTCGCGGACACGCCGCGCCGCCAATCGTTCGGCGGCCGTCGCGCGATCCTGCGCTCGGTCGCGCTCGACGTGCCGCTGTCGATGCTGGTCGCGCCGGTCACCGCGCTCACGCAGACGATCGACCTGTTCAACATCCTGCGCGGCCGTCCCTCGGGCTGGGCACCGCAGAACCGCAACCGCGACGGGCTTGCCTGGGCCGACGCGTTCCCGCGCTATCGCTGGCACATGGCGCTGGGCGTGGTGTTCCTGCTGCTGTCGCCGTTCGCGCCGATGACCGCCCTGTGGCTGATCCCGGTGACGCTCGGGTTGCTGCTCGCGCCGTGGCTCGCGATCTGGACCGCCGGGATCGCGCGCGGCGAGGCGATGGCGCGCGCCGGCTATTTCCAGGTTCCCGGCGCCCCCATCGTCGCCAGCGAAGCCGCGTCGCGGATCGTAACGCAACCGGTCTGA
- a CDS encoding EAL domain-containing protein, which produces MHAPLPKADRRQRSRPAAYGLFGLGEDGRDQVVAVQSALLAQIGAVWPFTLATQLVAGVLLIVIAAIDGRGAMLPLIGVYVGIVAIVSLALLATLRVPAMRRWPAHQRYRILTAGAAGLAAGLLALLWTTTRMPVGTVQLGCFVAVSGAIGVTALSIHPVRVATLGFGAGVVLMLAILSGISLAFAVAVLFLGCLALVAHRLAQVDHDIALDRVDEGSEGRLAVKMIAEFESHGTGWFWEADRHGRVTYISAKVAGELTPTGGSPAGMLLTDLFRMDSDSTERTLAFHLSSRTSFADYSVRAAIDPPIDTDSPRWWSISGRPLVDEIGRFQGFIGSGSDLTEKRKSEAEITRLALFDGLTGLANRQRMRLTLDKTLAQQAGPHRPTGLFLMDLDRFKAVNDTLGHQAGDALLKQVAQRLQRGVGDAGLVGRLGGDEFKVVLPGIDNREQLAVLARDLITSLSQPYFISGASVAIGCSIGIAVAPEHGEDSETLVRNADLALYAAKGDGRGIHRFYSDDMLAGAKSRKQLEDDLRTAVSDGAFHLAYQPVVSTKTARIVGYEALIRWTHPTRGNVSPADFIPIAEESGLIEGIGEWVLRTACLEAARWPGDIRVAVNVSPIQFANPALPALVTSALAHSGIAPGRLELEITEGVFLDETQSSDQMFKALKGIGVRLALDDFGTGYSSLGYLRNAPFDKIKIDQSFVKGAAQSGNRNAAIIKAIVTLADTLGMETTAEGVEIQDEIDLIRDLGCSHIQGYVYGRPAPADEVLVQLGGQAGIAKPSGFKVSRSPRTKMLRSARIAIDGARGDVRIRDISTKGAMIDGIAIEGDPAGIEMQIELLEDQMITARIRWAKDGKAGIEFAEAFNLDRLTPAQVSRVLRRSA; this is translated from the coding sequence ATGCACGCGCCCCTTCCCAAAGCCGATCGTCGCCAACGCAGTCGCCCCGCGGCCTATGGCCTGTTCGGGCTGGGAGAAGACGGCCGCGATCAGGTCGTCGCGGTCCAGAGCGCGCTGCTCGCGCAGATCGGCGCGGTATGGCCGTTCACGCTGGCGACCCAGCTCGTCGCCGGCGTGCTGCTGATCGTCATCGCCGCGATCGACGGGCGGGGCGCGATGCTGCCGCTGATCGGCGTCTATGTCGGGATCGTCGCGATCGTCTCGCTGGCGCTGCTGGCGACGTTGCGCGTTCCCGCGATGCGTCGCTGGCCGGCGCATCAGCGCTACCGGATCCTCACCGCGGGTGCGGCCGGTCTCGCCGCCGGGCTGCTCGCGCTGCTCTGGACGACGACGCGGATGCCCGTCGGCACGGTGCAGCTCGGCTGCTTCGTCGCGGTCTCGGGCGCGATCGGCGTCACCGCGCTCAGCATCCACCCGGTCCGCGTCGCGACGCTCGGCTTCGGCGCTGGCGTGGTGCTGATGCTCGCGATCCTGTCGGGGATCAGCCTCGCCTTCGCCGTCGCGGTGCTCTTCCTCGGCTGCCTCGCGCTGGTCGCGCACCGGCTCGCCCAGGTCGATCACGACATCGCGCTCGACCGCGTCGACGAAGGCAGCGAGGGTCGCCTCGCGGTGAAGATGATCGCAGAGTTCGAAAGCCACGGCACCGGCTGGTTCTGGGAAGCCGACCGCCACGGCCGCGTCACCTATATCTCTGCCAAGGTCGCGGGCGAGCTGACCCCGACCGGGGGCAGCCCCGCGGGCATGCTGCTGACCGACCTGTTCCGGATGGACAGCGACAGCACCGAACGCACGCTCGCCTTCCATCTCTCCTCGCGCACCTCGTTCGCCGATTATTCGGTTCGTGCCGCGATCGACCCGCCGATCGACACCGACTCGCCGCGCTGGTGGTCGATCTCGGGGCGCCCGCTGGTCGACGAGATCGGCCGCTTCCAGGGCTTTATCGGCTCGGGCTCGGACCTCACCGAGAAGCGCAAGTCGGAGGCTGAGATCACTCGCCTTGCGCTGTTCGACGGCCTGACCGGTCTCGCCAATCGCCAGCGCATGCGTCTGACGCTCGACAAGACGCTCGCGCAGCAGGCGGGCCCGCATCGCCCTACGGGGCTGTTCCTGATGGATCTCGATCGCTTCAAGGCGGTCAACGACACGCTCGGCCACCAGGCGGGCGACGCATTGCTCAAACAGGTCGCGCAGCGTCTGCAGCGCGGGGTCGGCGACGCCGGTCTGGTCGGGCGCCTCGGCGGCGACGAGTTCAAGGTCGTGCTGCCCGGCATCGACAATCGCGAGCAGCTCGCGGTGCTCGCGCGCGATCTGATCACGTCGCTGTCCCAGCCCTATTTCATCAGCGGCGCCTCAGTCGCGATCGGCTGTTCGATCGGCATCGCGGTCGCACCCGAACATGGCGAGGATTCGGAGACGCTGGTCCGCAACGCCGATCTCGCGCTCTATGCTGCCAAGGGCGACGGCCGCGGCATCCACCGTTTCTATTCGGACGACATGCTGGCGGGTGCCAAGAGCCGCAAGCAGCTCGAGGACGACCTGCGCACCGCGGTGTCCGACGGCGCCTTCCACCTCGCCTATCAGCCCGTCGTCAGCACCAAGACCGCGCGCATCGTCGGCTATGAGGCGCTGATCCGCTGGACCCACCCGACCCGCGGCAACGTATCGCCCGCCGATTTCATCCCGATCGCGGAGGAGAGCGGACTGATCGAGGGGATCGGCGAATGGGTCCTGCGCACCGCCTGTCTCGAGGCGGCGCGCTGGCCGGGCGACATCCGCGTCGCGGTCAACGTCTCGCCGATCCAGTTCGCCAACCCGGCGCTGCCCGCACTCGTCACCAGCGCACTCGCGCATTCGGGTATCGCGCCCGGCCGGCTCGAACTCGAGATCACCGAGGGCGTGTTCCTTGACGAGACGCAGTCGTCCGACCAGATGTTCAAGGCGCTGAAGGGGATCGGCGTCCGCCTCGCGCTCGACGATTTCGGCACCGGCTATTCGAGTCTCGGCTATTTGCGCAACGCGCCGTTCGACAAGATCAAGATCGACCAGTCGTTCGTGAAGGGCGCGGCACAGTCGGGCAACCGCAACGCCGCGATCATCAAGGCGATCGTCACGCTCGCCGACACGCTCGGGATGGAAACCACCGCGGAGGGCGTCGAGATCCAGGACGAGATCGACCTGATCCGCGACCTCGGCTGCAGCCATATCCAGGGCTATGTCTATGGCCGCCCGGCGCCCGCGGACGAGGTCCTGGTGCAACTCGGCGGACAGGCCGGCATCGCCAAGCCCAGCGGCTTCAAGGTCAGCCGGTCGCCGCGCACCAAGATGCTCCGCTCCGCGCGGATCGCGATCGACGGCGCCCGCGGCGACGTGCGCATCCGCGACATCTCGACCAAGGGCGCGATGATCGACGGGATCGCGATCGAGGGCGACCCCGCGGGGATCGAGATGCAGATCGAACTGCTCGAGGACCAGATGATCACCGCCCGCATCCGCTGGGCCAAGGACGGCAAGGCAGGGATCGAGTTCGCCGAAGCCTTCAACCTCGACCGCCTCACCCCCGCCCAGGTCTCCCGCGTCCTCCGCCGCTCGGCCTGA
- a CDS encoding ribonucleoside-diphosphate reductase subunit alpha → MTTDTLDTAAAAAPQAAQAQDSHSVRPQPYPVEVDHSRDALLTDFGKETLKDRYLLPGESYQDLFVRVASAYADDAGHAQRLYDAISKLWFMPATPVLSNGGTGRGLPISCYLNSVPDSLNGIVDTWNENVWLASRGGGIGTYWGNVRGIGEPVGLNGKTSGIIPFVRVMDSLTLAISQGSLRRGSAACYLDVSHPEIEEFLEIRKPSGDFNRKALNLHHGVLITDDFMEAVRAGAEWHLRSPKDQAIRATVDARSLFQKLVETRLQTGEPYIIFADHVNKAMPKHHRELGLKVSTSNLCSEITLPTGRDHLGNDRTAVCCLSSLNLETWDQWNGEKGFIEDVMRFLDNVLQDYIDRHEPGMERAAYSAGRERSVGLGVMGYHSFLQARGLPFEGAMAKSWNLRMFKHINAAANEASMQLAIERGPCPDAADVGAMERFSCKMAIAPTASISIICGGTSACIEPIPANIYTHKTLSGSFSVKNPYLEKLLSEKSKNSDAVWNSILEQGGSVQHLDFLSTEEKDCYKTSFEIDQRWLLELAADRTPYIDQAQSLNLFIPADVEKWDLLMLHFRAWELGIKSLYYLRSKSVQRAGFAGGVEADNTIDLRQIEVESKDYDECLACQ, encoded by the coding sequence ATGACCACGGACACCCTCGACACCGCCGCAGCGGCCGCCCCGCAGGCGGCTCAGGCGCAGGACAGCCACTCGGTGCGCCCGCAGCCCTATCCGGTCGAGGTCGACCATAGCCGCGACGCGCTGCTCACCGATTTCGGCAAGGAAACGCTGAAGGACCGCTACCTGCTGCCGGGCGAGAGCTACCAGGACCTGTTCGTCCGCGTCGCCTCGGCCTATGCCGACGACGCCGGCCATGCGCAGCGCCTCTACGACGCGATCTCGAAGCTCTGGTTCATGCCCGCCACCCCCGTTCTCTCGAACGGCGGCACCGGCCGCGGCCTGCCGATCAGCTGCTACCTCAACTCGGTGCCCGACAGCCTCAACGGCATCGTCGACACCTGGAACGAGAATGTCTGGCTCGCCTCGCGCGGCGGCGGCATCGGCACCTATTGGGGCAATGTCCGCGGCATCGGCGAGCCGGTCGGCCTCAACGGCAAGACCAGCGGCATCATCCCGTTCGTCCGCGTGATGGATTCGCTGACCCTCGCGATCTCGCAGGGCTCGCTGCGCCGCGGGTCTGCCGCCTGCTATCTCGACGTCTCGCATCCCGAGATCGAGGAGTTCCTCGAGATCCGCAAACCCTCGGGCGACTTCAACCGCAAGGCGCTCAACCTGCATCACGGCGTGCTGATCACCGACGACTTCATGGAAGCCGTCCGCGCCGGCGCCGAATGGCATCTGCGCTCCCCCAAGGACCAGGCGATCCGCGCCACCGTCGACGCGCGCTCGCTGTTCCAGAAGCTCGTCGAGACCCGCCTGCAGACCGGCGAGCCCTACATCATCTTCGCCGACCACGTGAACAAAGCGATGCCCAAGCATCACCGCGAACTCGGCCTCAAGGTCTCGACCTCGAACCTGTGCAGCGAGATCACGCTGCCGACCGGCCGCGACCATCTCGGTAACGACCGCACGGCCGTGTGCTGCCTGTCGTCGCTGAACCTCGAAACCTGGGACCAGTGGAACGGCGAGAAGGGCTTCATCGAGGACGTCATGCGCTTCCTCGACAACGTCCTGCAGGATTACATCGACCGCCACGAGCCCGGCATGGAGCGCGCCGCCTACTCGGCGGGCCGCGAGCGCTCGGTCGGCCTCGGCGTGATGGGCTATCACAGCTTCCTCCAGGCGCGCGGCCTGCCCTTCGAGGGCGCGATGGCGAAGTCGTGGAACCTGCGCATGTTCAAGCACATCAACGCCGCGGCCAACGAAGCGTCGATGCAGCTCGCGATCGAGCGCGGCCCCTGCCCCGACGCCGCCGATGTCGGCGCGATGGAGCGGTTCAGCTGCAAGATGGCGATCGCGCCGACCGCGTCGATCAGCATCATCTGCGGCGGCACCAGCGCGTGCATCGAGCCGATCCCGGCGAACATCTACACGCACAAGACGCTGTCGGGCAGCTTCTCGGTCAAGAACCCGTATCTGGAAAAGCTGCTCTCCGAGAAGTCGAAGAACAGCGACGCGGTGTGGAACTCGATCCTCGAGCAGGGCGGCAGCGTCCAGCACCTCGACTTCCTCTCGACCGAGGAAAAGGACTGCTACAAGACGAGCTTCGAGATCGACCAGCGCTGGCTGCTCGAACTCGCCGCCGACCGCACGCCGTACATCGACCAGGCGCAGTCGCTGAACCTGTTCATCCCCGCCGACGTCGAGAAATGGGACCTCCTCATGCTCCACTTCCGCGCCTGGGAGCTCGGCATCAAGTCGCTCTACTATCTCCGCTCGAAGTCGGTGCAGCGCGCCGGGTTCGCCGGCGGCGTCGAGGCCGACAACACGATCGACCTGCGCCAGATCGAGGTCGAGTCGAAGGACTATGACGAATGTCTGGCGTGCCAGTGA
- a CDS encoding endonuclease domain-containing protein — MTNVWRASEVSSIGSPHPSDPAGLPSSPTREEGQQDSSPLVGEEGARAKRGKVRGNAEGLTKRQLLPADTTRRARVLRRNTGEPERRLWGAVREAHPAQRFRRQVPLGPYFVDFCSHAARLVIEIDGDTHAGTAGYDAARTQFLNNEGYRVLRFWNNEVMENIDGVIQTIGAALSPDMQKGRP, encoded by the coding sequence ATGACGAATGTCTGGCGTGCCAGTGAGGTGTCATCGATAGGTTCCCCTCACCCTTCCGACCCTGCGGGCCTCCCTTCCTCTCCCACAAGGGAAGAGGGACAGCAGGACTCCTCTCCCCTTGTGGGAGAGGAAGGGGCCCGCGCGAAGCGTGGGAAGGTGAGGGGGAATGCGGAAGGCCTGACGAAGCGCCAACTGCTGCCTGCTGACACGACAAGACGCGCCCGCGTGTTGCGCAGGAATACGGGTGAACCTGAGCGCCGCTTGTGGGGCGCCGTTCGCGAGGCGCATCCCGCGCAACGCTTCCGCCGCCAAGTCCCGTTAGGACCCTATTTCGTGGATTTCTGCTCGCACGCTGCCAGGCTGGTCATCGAAATCGACGGCGACACGCATGCTGGTACGGCAGGCTATGATGCGGCCCGCACCCAATTTCTCAACAACGAAGGGTATCGCGTGCTGCGCTTCTGGAACAACGAGGTCATGGAAAACATCGACGGCGTGATCCAGACGATCGGCGCCGCGCTTTCGCCTGACATGCAAAAGGGCCGCCCATGA
- a CDS encoding DUF2171 domain-containing protein, with protein MVDVSQIQEHAEVIGADGVHVGTVDHVEGDRIKLTKKDSGAQVKEGTTSHEGHHHFISLGLVAGVEDGKVRLSANADVAVTFEEEA; from the coding sequence ATGGTCGATGTCAGCCAGATCCAGGAACATGCCGAAGTCATCGGCGCAGACGGCGTCCATGTCGGCACCGTCGACCACGTCGAGGGCGACCGCATCAAGCTGACCAAGAAGGACTCGGGCGCGCAGGTCAAGGAAGGCACGACCAGCCACGAGGGCCATCACCACTTCATCTCGCTCGGCCTGGTCGCCGGTGTCGAGGACGGCAAGGTGCGCTTGAGCGCGAATGCCGACGTCGCCGTGACGTTCGAGGAAGAAGCGTAG
- a CDS encoding ribonucleotide-diphosphate reductase subunit beta: protein MSLLQASKQYKPFEYPWAFEFWKRQQQLHWLPEEVPLGEDCRDWAQKLTDHERNLLTQIFRFFTQADVEVQDCYHEKYGRVFKPTEIKMMLTAFSNMETVHIAAYSHLLDTIGMPESEYGAFLEYAEMKEKHDYMQKFTVDNDEDIARTLAMFGGFTEGVQLFASFAMLMNFPRFNKMKGMGQIVTWSIRDETLHCEGIIKMFHTFCAERQCLTKAVKDDIADVCQTTIRLEDNFIDLAFEMGPVNGMTPKEIKKYIRYIADWRMNQLGLKPIYMIDEHPLPWLAPMLNGVEHANFFEARATEYSKAATKGQWTDVWDSFDKRQSAKRGPAANLDLGEVRDMFSDSVAAE, encoded by the coding sequence ATGTCCCTCCTCCAAGCCTCCAAGCAGTACAAGCCGTTCGAATACCCCTGGGCGTTCGAGTTCTGGAAGCGCCAGCAGCAGCTCCACTGGCTCCCCGAGGAAGTGCCCTTGGGCGAGGATTGCCGCGACTGGGCGCAGAAGCTCACCGACCACGAGCGCAACCTGCTGACGCAGATCTTCCGCTTCTTCACCCAGGCGGACGTCGAGGTGCAGGACTGCTATCACGAGAAATACGGCCGGGTGTTCAAGCCGACCGAGATCAAGATGATGCTGACCGCGTTCAGCAACATGGAGACGGTGCACATCGCCGCCTACAGCCACCTGCTCGACACCATCGGCATGCCCGAGAGCGAGTATGGCGCCTTCCTCGAATATGCCGAGATGAAGGAAAAGCATGATTACATGCAGAAGTTCACCGTCGACAACGACGAGGACATCGCGCGCACGCTCGCCATGTTCGGCGGCTTCACCGAGGGCGTCCAGCTCTTCGCCAGCTTCGCGATGCTGATGAACTTCCCGCGCTTCAACAAGATGAAGGGCATGGGCCAGATCGTCACTTGGTCGATCCGCGACGAGACGCTGCACTGCGAGGGCATCATCAAGATGTTCCACACCTTCTGCGCCGAGCGCCAGTGCCTGACCAAGGCGGTGAAGGACGACATCGCCGACGTGTGCCAGACGACGATCCGGCTCGAGGACAATTTCATCGACCTCGCGTTCGAAATGGGCCCGGTCAACGGCATGACGCCCAAGGAGATCAAGAAGTACATCCGCTACATCGCCGACTGGCGGATGAACCAGCTGGGGTTGAAGCCGATCTACATGATCGACGAGCACCCGCTGCCCTGGCTCGCCCCGATGCTCAACGGCGTCGAGCACGCCAACTTCTTCGAAGCCCGCGCGACCGAATATTCGAAGGCCGCGACCAAGGGCCAGTGGACCGACGTCTGGGATTCGTTCGACAAGCGGCAGAGCGCGAAGCGTGGGCCTGCGGCGAACCTGGATCTGGGTGAGGTTCGGGATATGTTTTCGGACTCGGTTGCGGCTGAGTAA